The sequence below is a genomic window from Streptosporangium lutulentum.
CGCTGGGCCCGGGTCGTTCAGTGATCTACGTCTATCCGCTGACCGGCCGCCCGGACGCCGACCTGCCGCGGGGATGGAACGCCATCCCCGGAGCGCGCGGCTGCACCGCCGAGGCGTGCGACTTCCGTGACCATCACAGGGAGTTGACGGCCGCCGGTGCGGCCCGGGTGTTCGGCCTGTCCAGCCAGGACGGCGAATACCAGCGTGAGGTCGTCGAGCGGCTCCATCTGCCGTTCTCGATGCTCGCCGACCCCAGGTTGCGCCTGGCCGGCGAGCTGGACCTGCCGACGTTCGAGGCGGACGGGATGACGCTGTACAAACGG
It includes:
- a CDS encoding peroxiredoxin, whose protein sequence is MSNLHELPADLPVPENDGAADHLPGRRAPHVELPGTGGETVVLDALGPGRSVIYVYPLTGRPDADLPRGWNAIPGARGCTAEACDFRDHHRELTAAGAARVFGLSSQDGEYQREVVERLHLPFSMLADPRLRLAGELDLPTFEADGMTLYKRLTLIIRDGVIEHVFYPIFPPNEHAQQVLTWLRENAADR